In one window of Spartinivicinus marinus DNA:
- a CDS encoding high-affinity branched-chain amino acid ABC transporter permease LivM — MNINLLNALVASIATLILTVLLLGVDLSPQGTELIVVSAGQTEWLLILSAIIIVFCFQLFKKQLPLAALANLGSKLPALPSKMPAIIGSSDTTKKLLVMFGLSLILLWPFAATRSSIDLATLTLIYVMLGLGLNIVVGLAGLLDLGYVGFYAVGAYSYALLADYYQFSFWMSLPIAGLLAALFGFILGFPVLRLRGDYLAIVTLGFGEIIRILLNNWTALTGGPNGIGQIPKPTLFGLEFGRRAKEEGNIPFHEFVGIPYDSSYKVIFLYILAVLLVLATLFVINRVLRMPLGRAWEALREDEIACRSLGLNPTVIKLSAFTMGATFAGFAGAFFAARQGFISPESFTFIESAIILAIVVLGGMGSQVGVILAAIVMTVLPELAREFQEYRMLLFGLLMVLMMIWRPSGLLPMKRPKIELARL; from the coding sequence ATGAATATAAATCTACTTAATGCTCTGGTTGCGTCCATTGCAACACTTATTTTAACGGTATTATTATTAGGCGTGGATTTATCTCCGCAAGGAACGGAGCTGATAGTAGTCAGTGCTGGTCAAACTGAGTGGTTGCTGATCTTATCTGCAATAATCATTGTATTTTGTTTTCAGCTATTTAAAAAGCAGCTACCATTAGCTGCTTTGGCAAATCTAGGGTCTAAGCTGCCTGCATTGCCCAGTAAAATGCCTGCAATTATTGGGTCAAGTGATACGACAAAAAAATTATTAGTCATGTTTGGTTTAAGTCTGATTTTGCTTTGGCCTTTTGCTGCAACCCGTAGTTCGATTGACTTGGCGACACTCACCTTAATCTATGTCATGTTGGGTTTAGGTTTAAACATTGTTGTAGGATTAGCGGGACTATTGGACTTAGGTTACGTTGGCTTTTATGCTGTTGGTGCTTACAGCTATGCATTACTGGCTGATTATTATCAATTTTCGTTTTGGATGAGCTTGCCTATAGCTGGCTTATTGGCTGCGCTTTTTGGTTTTATTCTAGGCTTTCCAGTATTAAGGTTAAGAGGAGATTACTTAGCTATTGTTACCTTGGGGTTTGGTGAAATTATTCGAATCCTACTAAATAACTGGACTGCACTCACAGGTGGGCCAAATGGCATTGGTCAAATTCCAAAGCCTACGCTATTTGGGCTTGAGTTTGGCCGGCGTGCTAAAGAAGAAGGTAATATTCCTTTTCATGAGTTTGTTGGAATTCCTTATGACAGTAGTTATAAAGTTATCTTTTTATATATCTTGGCAGTTCTTTTAGTGTTAGCAACTTTATTTGTTATCAACCGAGTATTGAGAATGCCCTTGGGTAGAGCTTGGGAAGCCTTGAGAGAAGATGAAATTGCCTGTCGGTCACTTGGCTTAAACCCAACTGTAATTAAGCTATCTGCGTTTACTATGGGAGCAACTTTTGCTGGATTTGCAGGTGCTTTTTTTGCCGCGAGGCAGGGGTTTATTAGTCCTGAGTCTTTTACATTTATTGAGTCAGCCATTATCTTGGCGATTGTTGTATTAGGAGGAATGGGGTCTCAAGTGGGGGTTATTTTAGCTGCAATAGTGATGACTGTATTACCTGAATTAGCAAGAGAGTTTCAGGAATATCGGATGTTATTATTTGGTTTACTAATGGTGCTTATGATGATTTGGCGTCCTTCAGGCTTATTACCTATGAAACGACCAAAAATTGAGCTAGCCAGGTTATAA
- a CDS encoding SDR family oxidoreductase, which yields MSQAFNFNNKRVFVMGGTSGINLGIAKCFASHGAQVAVASRSQDKVDKAVSELQALGAIAIGFSVDVRDAEKVKETFKQAHSQWGNFDVLVSGAAGNFPSPALGMSANGFKSVVDIDLLGSFNVLQAAHPYLTKPGASIINISAPQAFVASPMQSHVCAAKAGVDMLTRVLSLEWGADGIRINSIVPGPIENTEGMKRLAPTPAIQEMVQESVPLNRLGTTDDIGHMAMFLASDYGSYVSGTVIPVDGGWSLAGTTTAMNELLKMFKGKS from the coding sequence ATGAGCCAAGCATTTAACTTTAATAACAAGCGAGTATTTGTAATGGGTGGCACTAGCGGCATAAACCTTGGCATTGCTAAATGCTTTGCCAGCCATGGTGCACAGGTTGCAGTTGCCAGTCGCTCTCAAGATAAAGTAGATAAAGCCGTTAGTGAGTTGCAGGCGTTAGGAGCAATAGCCATCGGTTTTAGCGTTGATGTTCGTGATGCAGAGAAAGTCAAAGAAACGTTTAAGCAAGCGCACAGTCAATGGGGCAACTTTGATGTATTAGTGTCTGGAGCAGCAGGCAACTTTCCTTCACCAGCCTTAGGTATGTCTGCTAATGGTTTTAAATCGGTAGTTGATATTGATTTACTGGGAAGTTTTAACGTATTGCAAGCAGCTCACCCTTACCTCACTAAACCTGGCGCATCAATTATTAATATTTCTGCTCCACAAGCCTTTGTTGCATCTCCCATGCAAAGCCATGTATGTGCAGCTAAAGCAGGCGTTGATATGCTAACCCGAGTCTTATCACTAGAGTGGGGAGCTGATGGCATTAGAATTAACTCTATTGTACCTGGCCCCATTGAAAATACTGAAGGAATGAAGCGATTGGCACCAACGCCAGCAATCCAAGAAATGGTTCAAGAGTCTGTTCCTTTGAATCGACTCGGAACGACAGATGATATTGGCCATATGGCTATGTTTCTTGCTTCTGATTATGGCAGTTATGTCAGTGGTACAGTCATTCCTGTTGATGGAGGTTGGTCTCTTGCAGGAACAACAACAGCTATGAATGAGTTACTTAAAATGTTTAAAGGGAAAAGCTAA
- the livG gene encoding high-affinity branched-chain amino acid ABC transporter ATP-binding protein LivG: MLNAKNLTMCFGGLVAVDNVELSIDKHQIVSMIGPNGAGKTTVFNCLSGFYKPTSGEILFENNPIHNLPGFKIARKGLVRTFQHVRLFKEMTAIENLLVAQHYNLNTNLFSGLFKTPSFRKSEAIALDNAAFWLEQVQLIQMANRPAGNLAYGQQRRLEIARCMVTHPKLLMLDEPAAGLNPKETNELDELILMLRNENGITVLLIEHDMKLVMGISDKIIVINQGKHLATGTPDEIKANREVINAYLGEE; encoded by the coding sequence ATGTTAAATGCCAAAAATCTAACTATGTGTTTTGGTGGGTTGGTTGCAGTAGATAATGTTGAGCTTTCTATTGATAAGCACCAAATTGTTTCTATGATAGGCCCTAATGGTGCAGGTAAAACAACCGTATTTAATTGTTTGTCTGGCTTTTATAAGCCAACATCTGGAGAAATATTATTTGAAAATAACCCTATTCATAACTTACCTGGCTTTAAAATAGCGCGTAAAGGGTTGGTTAGAACCTTTCAGCATGTGCGATTATTTAAAGAAATGACCGCAATAGAAAATTTATTAGTAGCGCAGCATTATAATTTAAATACTAATTTATTTTCAGGGCTGTTCAAAACCCCAAGTTTTAGAAAAAGTGAAGCGATAGCCTTAGATAATGCTGCATTTTGGCTTGAACAGGTGCAACTGATTCAGATGGCTAATAGACCTGCGGGTAATCTTGCTTATGGACAGCAGCGTCGTTTAGAAATCGCAAGGTGTATGGTTACCCATCCCAAGTTGCTTATGTTGGATGAGCCTGCTGCAGGACTAAATCCAAAAGAAACCAATGAACTGGATGAGTTAATTCTCATGCTTAGAAATGAAAATGGTATAACGGTCTTATTGATTGAGCATGATATGAAACTGGTAATGGGAATCTCGGATAAAATTATTGTAATTAATCAAGGAAAGCATTTAGCAACAGGCACACCTGATGAGATAAAAGCAAATCGTGAGGTTATTAATGCTTATTTGGGGGAAGAATAG
- a CDS encoding amino acid ABC transporter permease, whose product MIHNDNKLPDLPPPKNTTGIIGWAKENLFSSPLNSILTIIAGYLLYISLVPAIEWAFVKADWLGDSREACTSGGACWVFITARLNQFIYGFYPEELYWRVNIVFAMFSVLVAALVIERTPYKGWIASFALIVFPVIAFFLLYGGGFDLKIVETHKWGGLMLTLVLAVVGIVAALPFGILLALGRRSDMPVVKSFCVIFIEIWRGVPLITVLFMASVMLPLFIPEEVSFDKLLRALVGIVMFQSAYMAEVVRGGLQAIPKGQYEAAKALGLNYWKSMGLIILPQALKMMIPGIVNTFIALFKDTSLVLIIGLFDLLAIVQAGLSDPKWLGYSVEGYVFVAFVFWVFCFGMSQYSQALERKLDTGHKS is encoded by the coding sequence ATGATTCATAATGATAATAAGTTGCCAGATTTGCCTCCACCTAAAAATACGACGGGTATTATTGGGTGGGCTAAGGAAAATTTATTTTCATCGCCTTTGAATTCTATTTTAACAATCATTGCTGGCTATTTACTGTATATCAGTCTTGTGCCAGCAATAGAGTGGGCTTTTGTTAAAGCTGACTGGCTAGGTGATTCCAGAGAAGCTTGTACCAGCGGTGGAGCGTGCTGGGTATTTATTACAGCCAGATTAAATCAATTTATTTATGGCTTTTATCCAGAAGAGCTGTATTGGCGAGTCAATATAGTTTTCGCAATGTTTTCAGTATTAGTGGCTGCACTAGTTATTGAGAGAACTCCTTACAAAGGCTGGATTGCTAGTTTTGCTTTGATAGTGTTTCCAGTTATCGCCTTCTTCCTGCTTTATGGTGGTGGATTTGACTTAAAAATCGTTGAAACCCATAAGTGGGGGGGCTTAATGCTAACGCTTGTGCTGGCTGTCGTGGGTATTGTGGCAGCATTGCCCTTCGGTATTTTGTTAGCATTAGGGCGCCGTTCTGACATGCCAGTGGTTAAATCATTTTGCGTCATTTTTATTGAAATCTGGCGGGGTGTGCCACTAATAACTGTGTTATTCATGGCGTCAGTAATGTTGCCGTTGTTTATACCTGAGGAAGTGTCCTTTGATAAGCTATTACGGGCTTTAGTGGGAATTGTCATGTTCCAGTCTGCTTATATGGCAGAAGTAGTACGGGGTGGCTTACAGGCTATACCCAAAGGACAGTATGAAGCAGCTAAAGCGCTTGGCCTTAATTACTGGAAATCAATGGGGTTAATTATTCTTCCTCAGGCACTGAAAATGATGATACCTGGGATTGTTAATACCTTCATTGCATTATTTAAAGATACCAGTTTGGTATTGATTATTGGCCTTTTCGATCTACTTGCAATTGTTCAGGCAGGTTTGTCAGATCCAAAATGGTTAGGCTACTCAGTAGAAGGGTATGTGTTTGTAGCGTTTGTATTTTGGGTCTTCTGTTTTGGTATGTCCCAATACAGTCAGGCTTTAGAAAGAAAACTAGATACAGGACATAAGAGCTAA
- a CDS encoding branched-chain amino acid ABC transporter substrate-binding protein — MIKKITKLVATTLVASVSLLSSTIAFAEKLKIALAGPVTGPVAQYGDMQFIGAKMAIEQVNKMGGVNGHTLEGVVYDDACDPKQAVAVANKIVNDGVRYVIGHLCSNSTQPASDIYEDEGVLMVTAASTNPEITTRGYQLVFRTIGLDSLQGPTAGKFIVEKIKPKRVAIIHDKQQYGEGIATAVKDVLEKHKITVALFEGVTSGDKDFSALIAKLKKENVDFIYYGGYHPELGLILRQSAEKGLKVQFMGPEGVGNKDISAIAGKASEGLLVTLPKSFDEAPENAKLVKAFKDKGEDPSGPFVFTAYSAVQVIADSIKIAKSTDPEAVAKTLRSNQFKTPTGDLSFDKNGDLKDFSFVVYTWHADGSKSVVK, encoded by the coding sequence ATGATAAAAAAAATTACCAAATTAGTAGCTACTACTTTGGTAGCATCTGTATCATTATTATCCTCTACAATCGCATTTGCTGAAAAATTAAAAATAGCACTCGCTGGGCCTGTAACTGGTCCTGTTGCTCAGTATGGTGACATGCAGTTCATTGGAGCCAAAATGGCAATTGAGCAAGTGAATAAAATGGGAGGAGTAAACGGCCATACACTTGAAGGAGTTGTATATGATGATGCTTGTGACCCTAAACAAGCAGTAGCCGTTGCAAATAAAATTGTAAATGATGGGGTTCGTTATGTGATAGGCCATTTATGCTCAAACTCTACACAACCTGCTTCAGATATTTATGAGGATGAGGGAGTGTTAATGGTTACTGCTGCATCGACTAACCCTGAAATTACCACCCGAGGTTATCAACTTGTGTTTCGGACCATTGGTTTGGATAGTTTACAAGGGCCAACTGCTGGAAAGTTTATTGTTGAAAAAATTAAGCCTAAGCGGGTTGCCATTATTCATGATAAACAGCAATATGGTGAAGGAATAGCAACCGCTGTTAAAGACGTGTTAGAAAAACATAAGATCACTGTTGCATTATTTGAAGGGGTGACATCTGGAGATAAAGATTTCTCTGCACTGATAGCTAAACTGAAAAAAGAAAATGTCGACTTTATCTATTATGGTGGTTATCATCCTGAGTTGGGATTGATTTTACGTCAGTCTGCAGAAAAAGGCCTTAAGGTACAGTTTATGGGACCGGAAGGTGTTGGCAATAAAGATATTAGTGCTATTGCAGGAAAAGCATCAGAAGGACTGCTGGTTACTTTACCAAAAAGTTTTGATGAGGCCCCAGAAAATGCCAAACTTGTAAAAGCTTTCAAGGATAAAGGTGAAGATCCATCAGGGCCTTTTGTATTTACCGCATACTCTGCTGTACAAGTAATTGCAGACTCTATAAAAATTGCTAAATCAACCGACCCTGAAGCTGTAGCAAAAACGCTACGTAGTAATCAATTTAAAACACCTACCGGTGATCTATCTTTTGACAAAAATGGAGATTTAAAGGATTTTAGTTTTGTTGTCTATACATGGCATGCAGATGGAAGTAAGTCAGTTGTAAAATAA
- a CDS encoding IS982 family transposase encodes MSLEEFIITTYCWVDDVLTDLLKQRRLRQRGIKPSLSDAEVITMELIGEFQGLDADTAIWKYFKEHWKAYFPGIGSRSQFAKQAANLWAIKQQLQKQVTAELGTINDPIHVVDGFPLPVSHFKRARNCRRFKEEAEYGYCASKGETYYGFEGHLIIDFHGAIAGFTLTPASDGEREAVWELTEGMPSGMLLGDKGYLGAEFKAELLELKSLQLETPVRDNMIDPLPKSWRSQLNRLRRQVETTIGQLVERFNIQRTKGRTLWSLTNRMTRKLLSHSLCVLFNRNQGNAPLQLSKLIG; translated from the coding sequence ATGTCACTGGAAGAGTTTATCATAACTACTTATTGTTGGGTCGATGATGTTTTAACTGATTTATTAAAACAACGGCGATTACGTCAGCGAGGAATTAAGCCCTCACTGTCGGATGCAGAAGTCATTACCATGGAGTTAATTGGTGAATTTCAAGGCCTTGATGCTGATACCGCTATCTGGAAATACTTCAAAGAGCATTGGAAAGCGTATTTTCCAGGCATAGGCTCAAGAAGCCAGTTTGCTAAACAAGCTGCTAATTTATGGGCGATAAAACAACAATTACAAAAGCAAGTAACAGCTGAGCTGGGTACTATTAATGATCCTATACATGTTGTCGATGGTTTTCCTTTGCCTGTTAGCCACTTTAAACGTGCAAGAAATTGCCGCCGCTTTAAAGAAGAGGCTGAGTATGGCTATTGTGCATCCAAGGGGGAAACCTATTATGGCTTTGAAGGGCACCTCATTATTGACTTTCATGGAGCCATAGCAGGATTTACATTAACCCCAGCAAGTGATGGCGAAAGGGAAGCTGTATGGGAGTTAACAGAAGGTATGCCGTCAGGCATGTTGTTAGGGGATAAAGGTTATTTGGGGGCTGAATTTAAAGCTGAATTGTTAGAGTTAAAATCGCTTCAGCTAGAAACCCCGGTTAGAGATAACATGATTGATCCTTTACCCAAGTCCTGGAGGAGCCAGCTTAATCGGTTACGACGACAAGTTGAGACAACCATTGGTCAGCTAGTAGAAAGGTTTAATATTCAGCGGACCAAAGGCAGAACCCTGTGGAGTTTGACTAATCGAATGACCCGCAAGCTGTTATCGCACAGCTTATGTGTATTATTTAATAGGAACCAAGGCAATGCTCCACTACAGTTATCTAAATTAATAGGCTGA
- a CDS encoding amino acid ABC transporter ATP-binding protein gives MVEMRNVNKWYGEFHVLKDINMKVNKGERIVICGPSGSGKSTTIRCINRLEEHQQGEIIVAGTPLTNDVKNIESIRREVGMVFQHFNLFPHLTVLENCCLAPIWVRKKPRKEAMAVAMHYLERVKIPDQANKYPGQLSGGQQQRVAIARSLCMNPEVMLFDEPTSALDPEMIKEVLDTMIELAEDGMTMLCVTHEMGFAKTVANRVIFMDGGQVVEENEPNEFFNNPQSERTQLFLSQILQH, from the coding sequence ATGGTAGAAATGCGCAATGTCAATAAATGGTATGGCGAGTTTCATGTCTTAAAAGATATCAATATGAAAGTGAATAAAGGGGAGCGAATAGTAATTTGTGGCCCTTCTGGTTCAGGAAAATCTACCACGATACGCTGTATTAATAGGCTGGAAGAACATCAGCAGGGAGAAATTATTGTTGCAGGAACCCCACTGACGAATGATGTTAAAAATATTGAAAGCATTCGTCGTGAAGTAGGCATGGTATTTCAGCACTTTAATTTATTCCCTCATTTAACAGTGCTAGAGAACTGCTGCTTAGCACCCATTTGGGTGCGTAAAAAGCCTCGAAAAGAAGCAATGGCCGTAGCTATGCACTACCTGGAGCGAGTAAAGATTCCTGATCAGGCGAACAAATATCCAGGCCAACTATCTGGTGGTCAACAACAAAGGGTGGCAATTGCACGTAGCTTGTGTATGAACCCTGAGGTAATGTTATTTGATGAGCCAACTTCAGCACTAGACCCTGAAATGATTAAAGAAGTGCTGGATACCATGATTGAGCTAGCGGAAGATGGCATGACAATGCTGTGTGTAACCCACGAAATGGGCTTTGCCAAAACCGTTGCTAATCGGGTCATCTTTATGGATGGTGGTCAGGTGGTTGAGGAAAATGAACCTAATGAGTTCTTTAATAATCCTCAATCTGAAAGAACTCAGCTCTTTTTAAGCCAGATCTTACAGCACTAA
- the livH gene encoding high-affinity branched-chain amino acid ABC transporter permease LivH → MSESIYYFIQQLLNGLTIGSTYALIAIGYTMVYGIIGMINFAHGEVYMIGSYITFIVLAGLMMFGVDSLVVLLVAAFIISMIITSTYGWSIERIAYRPLRGGNRLIPLISAIGMSIFLQNYIRLGQGSRDIAMPSLIEGGWSFGPETGFNVTLSYMQLVIFVVTVVAMSTLSLFISRSRMGRACRACAEDLTMTSLLGIDTNKIISLTFVIGAALASIAGVLLGLYYGVINPYLGFMAGLKAFTAAVLGGIGSIPGAMLGGILLGIAEAFTAGYLSTEYKDVVAFLFLVLVLLFMPTGILGKPEVEKV, encoded by the coding sequence ATGTCTGAAAGCATTTACTATTTTATTCAGCAGTTATTGAACGGTTTAACTATTGGTAGTACCTATGCACTTATTGCTATAGGCTACACAATGGTATATGGCATTATAGGAATGATTAACTTTGCTCATGGCGAAGTATATATGATAGGCAGTTATATAACATTTATCGTGTTAGCTGGGCTGATGATGTTTGGTGTGGATAGCCTTGTTGTATTGCTGGTAGCTGCCTTTATTATTAGTATGATTATTACCAGCACCTATGGATGGAGTATTGAGCGAATAGCTTATCGGCCATTAAGAGGAGGGAATCGACTCATTCCATTAATTTCTGCTATCGGCATGTCAATATTTCTGCAGAATTATATTCGTTTAGGTCAAGGGTCAAGAGATATTGCTATGCCTTCATTAATTGAAGGAGGTTGGAGTTTTGGCCCAGAAACAGGGTTTAATGTCACATTATCCTACATGCAATTAGTCATTTTTGTGGTGACTGTTGTTGCTATGTCAACTCTCTCACTTTTTATAAGTCGATCTAGGATGGGAAGGGCCTGTCGAGCATGTGCAGAAGACTTAACAATGACGAGCTTGTTAGGTATTGATACAAATAAAATCATTTCGCTTACTTTTGTAATAGGAGCTGCTTTGGCGTCAATTGCAGGGGTATTACTAGGTTTGTATTATGGCGTGATAAATCCTTACCTAGGGTTTATGGCTGGTTTAAAAGCATTTACTGCAGCAGTATTGGGCGGTATCGGTAGTATTCCTGGCGCTATGTTAGGAGGTATTTTATTAGGTATTGCAGAGGCCTTTACGGCTGGTTATTTAAGTACTGAATATAAAGATGTTGTAGCCTTTTTATTTTTGGTTTTAGTTTTATTGTTTATGCCGACGGGTATACTAGGTAAACCAGAGGTTGAAAAAGTATGA
- a CDS encoding DMT family transporter, with the protein MRFAHSGIYCAIFGYFLFSLMDAIGKWLTQTYSIVEITFFSSLFSLLPVSFMLTKVPLKKLLTTQRPSLHLLRGIIILGLRLTALFAFSLMPLADGFALILTGPIILCIISPFLLGDKNTIYQYLAIGIGFIGVLIVLRPGFTIFNLGILGALGAATCFALNTVLMKKMSATENKGAMLFYGMSFTILISGLMIIPSFSMPGLLDLSLFAACGLAAGFAQIFIFNALKTVPASTVGAFQYSCIVWGMIIGYLIWQTKPDIFIILGSLFIIASGIAISKTTKTMQPQRAN; encoded by the coding sequence TTGCGATTTGCACACTCTGGTATTTACTGTGCCATTTTTGGTTACTTTTTATTTAGCCTGATGGATGCGATAGGCAAATGGCTAACCCAAACCTATAGCATTGTTGAAATTACTTTTTTTAGCTCTTTATTTAGTTTATTGCCCGTTAGTTTTATGCTAACCAAGGTACCACTCAAAAAGCTATTGACCACTCAACGCCCAAGCCTTCATTTATTGAGAGGCATAATTATTCTAGGCCTCCGTTTAACAGCACTATTTGCATTTAGCTTAATGCCACTGGCTGATGGCTTTGCTCTTATCCTTACTGGGCCAATTATACTTTGTATTATCTCTCCTTTCCTACTGGGTGATAAAAATACTATCTACCAATACCTGGCTATAGGAATTGGCTTTATCGGCGTTTTAATTGTATTAAGACCAGGGTTTACAATTTTTAATTTGGGTATTTTAGGCGCTTTAGGAGCGGCCACCTGCTTCGCACTGAATACCGTATTAATGAAGAAAATGAGTGCAACAGAAAATAAAGGTGCAATGCTTTTTTATGGGATGAGTTTTACCATTCTTATTTCTGGATTAATGATAATTCCTTCTTTTTCAATGCCTGGATTATTAGACTTAAGTTTATTTGCTGCCTGTGGACTAGCTGCTGGCTTTGCCCAAATTTTTATTTTTAATGCGTTAAAAACTGTTCCCGCCTCTACCGTCGGCGCATTTCAATATTCATGTATTGTCTGGGGAATGATCATAGGCTATCTGATTTGGCAAACTAAACCAGACATTTTTATTATTCTTGGTTCTCTGTTTATTATCGCTAGTGGAATCGCTATCAGTAAAACAACAAAAACCATGCAACCCCAACGAGCAAACTGA
- a CDS encoding dicarboxylate/amino acid:cation symporter codes for MKQLAKLYFSSSLLMRIFIGFLAGSAIGCAMWLLGTPEQTTSALQYIKPFGDLLVSMLKMIVVPVICLSLIVGAASLPIQRFGKVGLKVIGWYLLCSFLAAAVGALMATAFNPGSEAALQAWESIASSSQVQEAAQLKAVQAETKQGGILSILLSMFENPFSALSNGNFLAIITFSILFGLALRVLLEGSKEAKQQSALNKLMEMISAGRDIIFKLVDWILEYTPIGVFALSIANFSAYGPKIAGPYVEVTLGVIAGVLVMIFIAYPLLLAVVTKRNPIPIMKIMQEAIITAFITRSSAATLPVSIRVAEDDLKVKNELASFSLPLGATINMDGVCVHLPMFAILAANMFSLDLGFSALVVLVITTVLASIGAGGVPGGSLMLLFIILQAMGLDPTQISIIVALALGINPILDMFETANNVTGDLVCTYAVASTSDLIDKSA; via the coding sequence GTGAAACAACTTGCTAAGCTTTATTTTTCGTCATCGCTGCTAATGCGTATTTTTATTGGCTTTTTAGCTGGTTCAGCCATAGGCTGTGCTATGTGGCTATTAGGCACCCCTGAGCAAACGACAAGTGCATTGCAATATATTAAGCCTTTTGGTGATTTATTGGTCAGCATGCTAAAGATGATTGTTGTGCCAGTCATTTGCTTATCGTTAATTGTTGGTGCTGCAAGTTTACCGATCCAACGGTTTGGTAAAGTGGGCTTAAAAGTCATCGGCTGGTATTTATTGTGCTCATTTCTGGCTGCTGCTGTAGGCGCTTTAATGGCTACAGCTTTTAATCCAGGCAGTGAAGCGGCTCTACAAGCATGGGAAAGCATTGCATCCTCTAGCCAAGTTCAAGAAGCAGCTCAATTAAAAGCTGTTCAGGCTGAGACCAAGCAAGGCGGCATCCTTAGTATTTTATTGAGTATGTTTGAAAACCCATTCAGCGCACTCTCCAATGGTAACTTCTTAGCCATTATCACCTTTTCTATTTTATTTGGCCTAGCACTTAGAGTTTTACTAGAGGGTAGTAAAGAGGCGAAGCAACAAAGTGCATTAAATAAACTGATGGAAATGATTTCAGCAGGCCGGGATATTATCTTTAAACTAGTCGATTGGATTTTGGAATACACCCCAATTGGCGTATTTGCCCTATCTATTGCTAATTTTAGCGCCTACGGCCCTAAAATTGCCGGCCCCTATGTGGAAGTAACCCTTGGTGTCATTGCTGGGGTGCTAGTCATGATATTCATTGCCTATCCCCTGCTACTGGCTGTTGTTACAAAGCGCAACCCCATCCCTATAATGAAAATTATGCAAGAAGCAATTATCACTGCTTTCATTACCCGTAGTAGTGCTGCTACCTTGCCAGTATCAATTCGAGTAGCAGAAGATGATTTAAAGGTAAAGAATGAGTTAGCCAGCTTCTCTTTGCCATTAGGTGCAACCATTAATATGGATGGCGTATGTGTGCACCTACCTATGTTTGCTATCTTAGCTGCTAATATGTTTAGCCTTGATTTAGGCTTTAGTGCTCTGGTGGTATTGGTAATCACCACTGTACTTGCATCAATTGGTGCTGGCGGTGTACCTGGTGGCAGCCTGATGCTGCTGTTTATTATTTTGCAAGCAATGGGCTTAGACCCGACTCAAATTTCCATTATTGTTGCTCTGGCATTAGGCATTAACCCAATTTTAGACATGTTTGAAACAGCCAATAATGTAACTGGAGACTTAGTCTGCACTTATGCTGTTGCATCCACTTCAGATTTAATTGATAAGTCAGCCTAG
- a CDS encoding substrate-binding periplasmic protein yields MYTRIFTLICCSLVTTIAMGASYKLNLLTENNPPFNMSTNGKKFAREEQVDGLATVILREMCKRAQITCTFTLRFPWSKVLEQAQTKPGYAVYTTVRTPEREPNFKWVGPITRNDWIFVAKADSTIQLKTLDEAKQLRVGGYKGDAKAKFLEGKGFSLVTSLQDIRLLNKLDQGKIDLWVTSDPAGPQLAQKNNIAVKKVFVIQRKDLYLAVNKQVPDEIIDKLQKAYKQLEQEGVVKQIEERFLQ; encoded by the coding sequence ATGTACACCAGAATATTCACTCTTATCTGTTGTAGCTTGGTTACTACAATAGCAATGGGGGCCAGCTATAAATTAAACCTGCTCACAGAAAACAACCCTCCGTTCAATATGAGTACTAATGGGAAAAAGTTCGCACGAGAGGAGCAGGTGGATGGGCTAGCAACAGTTATTCTGCGGGAAATGTGCAAGCGTGCCCAGATAACTTGTACTTTTACACTACGCTTTCCTTGGAGTAAGGTTCTAGAGCAGGCGCAAACGAAACCTGGCTATGCTGTTTATACGACAGTTCGAACCCCAGAACGTGAGCCTAACTTCAAGTGGGTTGGGCCAATTACACGAAATGATTGGATATTTGTTGCGAAAGCAGACAGTACCATCCAGTTGAAGACACTAGATGAAGCTAAGCAGCTTAGAGTAGGAGGTTATAAAGGTGATGCTAAGGCTAAGTTCTTAGAAGGCAAAGGGTTTAGCTTGGTTACATCGTTGCAAGATATACGTCTTTTAAATAAACTGGATCAAGGAAAAATTGACTTGTGGGTTACCAGTGATCCAGCTGGACCACAGCTGGCGCAAAAAAATAATATTGCAGTTAAAAAGGTCTTTGTTATTCAACGAAAAGATCTTTACCTTGCTGTTAATAAGCAAGTACCTGATGAAATTATAGACAAATTGCAAAAGGCTTATAAACAGCTGGAGCAAGAAGGAGTAGTCAAGCAAATTGAAGAACGCTTCTTACAATAA